In one Gracilinanus agilis isolate LMUSP501 chromosome 6, AgileGrace, whole genome shotgun sequence genomic region, the following are encoded:
- the LOC123252643 gene encoding olfactory receptor 10AG1-like, which translates to MHLTLEPEGSLKHGRLDAKVNFTMVVEFILLGFSDLPNLQGFLFGIFLVIYLSILIGNGLIIIITKTDPSLQTPMYYFLGNFSFLEICYASVTVPRMLTDLWTHNGNISLWACAVQLCFFLILGVTECFLLAVMAYDRYVAICKPLYYFLIMRHHVCIGFVVGSWILGIPVVIGLTYQIFSMPFCDSVKLNHVFCDIYPVLQVACGDTSMNELSVYADVVFFGMIPFIWILNSYMRIITTIMKMPSATGRSKAFSTCSSHLTVVSLFFVTAILTHLRTKTSHSAVTERVLSLLYTTMTPLVNPIIYSLRNKDVIVALRKLLPT; encoded by the exons ATGCACTTAACCCTGGAACCAGAGGGTAGCCTAAAACATGGAAGATTAGAtgcaaaagt aaatttcACCATGGTGGTAGAGTTTATTCTCCTTGGATTTTCTGACCTTCCCAACCTACAAGGGtttctatttggaattttcttagtcATATACTTGAGCATCCTGATAGGAAATGGCCTTATcattataataacaaaaacagaTCCATCTCTCCAAACACCTATGTACTATTTTCTtggcaatttttctttcttagaaatatGTTATGCATCAGTCACTGTTCCCAGAATGCTGACAGACCTATGGACCCACAATGGAAATATTTCCTTATGGGCTTGTGCTGTACAACTttgcttttttcttattcttggaGTCACAGAATGTTTCCTTCTAGCTGTGATGGCATATGACCGCTATGTAGCTATCTGTAAGCCTTTGTACTATTTTCTCATCATGAGACATCATGTATGTATTGGATTTGTGGTTGGTTCCTGGATTCTTGGAATCCCAGTTGTGATAGGACTGACATACCAGATTTTCTCTATGCCCTTCTGTGACTCTGTAAAACTTAATCATGTTTTTTGTGATATTTACCCAGTACTTCAAGTGGCTTGCGGAGACACATCTATGAATGAACTTTCTGTCTATGCTGATGTTGTGTTTTTTGGAATGATTCCCTTTATATGGATACTCAATTCCTATATGAGAATCATCACTACTATCATGAAGATGCCATCAGCCACAGGAAGGTCTAAAGCTTTCTCAACATGTTCCTCCCACCTCACAGTTGTCAGTTTATTCTTTGTAACAGCAATCCTGACCCATTTGCGAACAAAGACCAGTCATTCAGCAGTAACTGAGAGGGTGCTCTCACTTTTGTATACAACCATGACCCCACTAGTTAACCCCATTATTTATAGCCTGAGGAATAAGGATGTCATTGTGGCACTGAGAAAATTATTACCTACATGA